TGGTAGTGAAGGACTTACTGAACAAGATAAAAGAATTGCAGGTATAGCTCACGAAGAGAAAAAACCAATTGTTATTGTATTTAACAAATGGGATTTAATTAAAAAAGATAAAAATACGATGAGAGAAAAAAGAGAAGCTTTACTAGCTGAGTTACCTTTCTTATCATATGCTCCTATCGAATTTATTTCTGCATTAACAGGACAAAGAACAATTAACTTATTTGGAATATCTGATCAAATTTATAAAGAATATACAAGAGTTATTTCTACTGGACTTCTTAATACTATTATAAATGAAGCGGTTATTATGAACCCTCCACCTACAAGAAAAGGAAGAGTTACTAAAATAAATTATGCTACACAAGTTTCTACAGCACCACCTAAATTTATTTTATTCTGTAACTACCCAGAATTAATGCACTTTTCTTATATGAGATATATTGAAAATAAATTAAGGGAATCTTTTGGATTTGAAGGTTCTCCAATACAAATTATTTTTGAAAAGAAAAACTAAAACAAAATATAAAGCCTCTAAGTTTTAAAACTTAGAGGCTTTTTTATTGAGAAATTTTATTATCTAATTTAATTTAAAATGAGTAAGTCCATCCAATTGCAAATTCACCATAATAATCATCTGCATCATCTGTTGCACCAGCATGTCCATCATATTTGTTAAATTCATACAAATAATATCCGTCAATACTTAAAGCATCTGTCACTAAATATTCAGCTCCTAATTGAACTCCATATTTATTATTTTTTTGCCACTCTTGAGAATCTTTCATATCTACATCATGAGCAAATTGATATCTTAATTCCCCATTAATTAATAATTTATCATTTGAGTATAAATCTGCCATTACTCTTATTTGATGTACAGATTCTTTCTCTATACCATCATTATTATAATCTCCTCTATAATCACTTACTTCCACATAATATCCTAAAGAAACTGAGCCATATGTTGCAATAACAGGCATTGCTTCTAAATAGAAACTATCTGCATCATCATTTCCATTGCTGCTAACATAAGCTGGTTCAAACCATCCTGAGAACATTCCGTAAGAATAATCTCCAAGTAAGAAATAAGAATCAGATTCTTTCTCTTGTCTCCATCTAGCTCCTAAATTAAAGTTTTCATAAGCTCTCATGGCTGATAAGTCTATCCTATGATCTACTGAATGAGTCCCTTCATCTGTATCCATTGACCATGTTTTTCTTGCCATTAATTCAAAAGTCCAGTCATCTCCATAAGTTAAACCAACTGTATTTGCAAAGTGAAGTTCTTGACCTATATCTTCTGCTCCTGAATCATTATCTATTTCTAAAGATTGTCCCACAAAAGTTACTCTTAACATAGGTGCTGTTTTTACTTCTTTTACTGTTTCTGCTACTGGCATAACTTCTTTAGCGTAAGCTGCTGAAGCTAATGATAATGCTGCTAATAAAATTGTTAATTTTTTCATATTCCCCTCCCGAAATTTTTATTATTATATTTATTCTAAAAAGAATAACTTTTAACACAAACTCCCTCTTTTTTTTCAACAGGTTTATTTACTAGTAAATATATCAATCCAAATAATAATATAACTGCAACACCTGTTAAAATAGTAAATCCGTTTCCTGTTATAAATAATCCTATTTGATAAACAATTAAAGATATTACATATGCAAATATTGTTAAATAAGAGATTGCAAACCAAGTCCACTTAGAATTATTCATCTCTCTTTTTATAGCTCCTATAGCTGCAAAGCAAGGAGCACAAAGTAAATTAAATATCATAAACGAATAAGCTGATATTACTGTAAAATCTTTTGCAAAATTTTGCCAATATTCTGTTCCATCTTCTGCAACTTCAGCAAAACCATAAAGTACCCCTAAAGTCCCTACAACATTTTCTTTAGCTATCAAACCTGTAAAAGTTCCTACTGTTGCTTGCCAAGTTCCAAAACCTAGAGGTTTAAATATAGGTGCAATAAAAATCCCTATAGCTGCTAAAAAACTGTGATTATTATTTTCAACCATAGCTATTGAGCCATCAACATATCCAAACCCTTGTAAAAACCACAATACAATAGCTGATGCTAATATAACTGTTCCTGCACGTTTGATAAATGACCAGCCACGTTCTCCTGTACTACGTAAAACATTATTTAATGTTGGCATATGATATGACGGTAATTCCATAACAAATGGAGCTGGATTTCCTGCAAACATTTTTGATTTTTTTAATATGATCCCTGAAATTATTACAGCTGCAACTCCTATAAAATAAGCTGAAGGAGCTACCCACCATGCACCTTTAAATAAGGCTCCTGCTATTAATGCGATTATAGGAAGTTTTGCTCCGCAAGGAATAAAAGATGTTGTCATTATAGTCATCTTCCTATCTCTATCTTGCTCTATTGTACGTGACGCCATAATCCCTGGAACTGAACAACCTGATCCTATTAACATTGGGATAAATGATTTTCCTGAAAGTCCAAACTTTCTAAAAATTCTATCCATTATAAAGGCCACTCTTGCCATATAACCACAATCTTCTAAACAAGAAAGAATTAAAAATAAAACTATCATTTGAGGAACAAAGCCAAGGACTGCTCCTACTCCTCCTATTATTCCATCTACAACTAAACTTACTAACCATGGAGCCACTTTCATTCCTTCTAAAAAACTTGTTACAGCAGGAGGAATCAAATCTCCAAATATAACATCATTTGTATAATCTGTAGCCATTGTTCCTATTGTAGTGACTGATAAATAATACACTCCAAACATAATTAACGCAAAAATAGGTAATGCCATTAATCTATTTGTTACAATAGAGTCTATTTTATCTGAAAATTTCAAATTCGATGTATTCTTTTTTTTCACACTTTTATTTACCACTTTTGCAATATAAGAATATCTTTGATTTGTTATAATACTTTCAGTATCATCATCAAGTTCATTTTCACATGAAAGAATATGTTCTTTTATATGAGCTACTGTTTCTACATCAAGATTTAACATTTCTATAATTTTTTCATCACGCTCAAAAAGTTTTAAAGCAAACCAACGAATACTTCCTTTATCAACCTTTTTCTCAATTAACTCTTCAATGTGTCCTATGGCATGTTCTACACTTCCTTCAAAAACATGAGGCAATTCATAAATAGACTCGCTTTTTGCAAGTTTAATCGCTTTTTCTGCTGCTTCTTTTGCTCCTATTCCTTTTAAAGCAGAAGTTTCAACTATCTCACACCCTAAAGCTTTTCCCAATTCTTTTAAATTAATTTTATCTCCATTTTTACGAACAACATCTATCATATTTAAAGCAACTATAACTGGTATTCCTAACTCAATAAGCTGAGTTGTTAAGTATAAATTCCTTTCAATATTTGTTCCATCAATAATATTAATTATTACATCTGGTTTTTCATTAATTAGATAATTTCTCGCTACAACTTCTTCTAAAGTATAAGGAGATAGAGAATATATTCCTGGCAAATCTTGAATAATAACATCCTGATGTCCTTTCAACTTCCCT
This DNA window, taken from Fusobacterium sp. JB019, encodes the following:
- the feoB gene encoding ferrous iron transport protein B, which produces MSIKIALAGNPNSGKTTMFNNLTGSNQYVGNWPGVTVEKKEGKLKGHQDVIIQDLPGIYSLSPYTLEEVVARNYLINEKPDVIINIIDGTNIERNLYLTTQLIELGIPVIVALNMIDVVRKNGDKINLKELGKALGCEIVETSALKGIGAKEAAEKAIKLAKSESIYELPHVFEGSVEHAIGHIEELIEKKVDKGSIRWFALKLFERDEKIIEMLNLDVETVAHIKEHILSCENELDDDTESIITNQRYSYIAKVVNKSVKKKNTSNLKFSDKIDSIVTNRLMALPIFALIMFGVYYLSVTTIGTMATDYTNDVIFGDLIPPAVTSFLEGMKVAPWLVSLVVDGIIGGVGAVLGFVPQMIVLFLILSCLEDCGYMARVAFIMDRIFRKFGLSGKSFIPMLIGSGCSVPGIMASRTIEQDRDRKMTIMTTSFIPCGAKLPIIALIAGALFKGAWWVAPSAYFIGVAAVIISGIILKKSKMFAGNPAPFVMELPSYHMPTLNNVLRSTGERGWSFIKRAGTVILASAIVLWFLQGFGYVDGSIAMVENNNHSFLAAIGIFIAPIFKPLGFGTWQATVGTFTGLIAKENVVGTLGVLYGFAEVAEDGTEYWQNFAKDFTVISAYSFMIFNLLCAPCFAAIGAIKREMNNSKWTWFAISYLTIFAYVISLIVYQIGLFITGNGFTILTGVAVILLFGLIYLLVNKPVEKKEGVCVKSYSF